In a single window of the Acidobacteriota bacterium genome:
- a CDS encoding acyl-CoA dehydrogenase, producing MSNDTAIPALTQLAEDEVLLRDSVAEFADAQIRPLVRDMDEHAKLPKTLLTQLFDLGVMGIEIPEQYGGGGAKFFHAVLAVEALSAVDPSVGVLVDVQNTLVINAVLRWGSDDVKARFLPRLASDTIGAYALSEAGSGSDAFAMAARGVADGDDFVIDGRKLWITNGNEADIFIVFANVNPAAGYRGITAFIVERGMAGFSVGKKEDKLGIRASSTCELILEGCRVPKANILGEIGKGYKVAIETLNEGRIGIGAQMIGLASGALGHAIRYTKERKQFGKAIADFQLVQAQLARAATEIEAARLLVYNAARLRDAGKPFLTEAAMCKIFSSEVAERVTSLAINLYGGYGFVKDYPVEKLWRDAKIGQIYEGTSNLQLVTIAKQILG from the coding sequence TTGTCCAACGATACTGCCATCCCCGCTCTGACCCAGCTCGCCGAAGACGAAGTGCTGCTGCGCGACAGCGTGGCCGAATTCGCCGACGCCCAGATCCGGCCGCTCGTCCGCGACATGGACGAACACGCGAAATTACCGAAGACGCTGCTCACGCAGTTGTTCGACCTCGGCGTGATGGGCATTGAAATCCCTGAGCAGTACGGCGGCGGGGGCGCGAAGTTCTTCCACGCCGTTCTCGCGGTCGAGGCGCTATCGGCGGTCGACCCGTCGGTAGGCGTGCTGGTCGACGTTCAGAACACACTCGTCATCAACGCCGTCCTCCGCTGGGGATCGGACGACGTGAAGGCGCGGTTCCTGCCGAGGCTGGCCAGCGACACCATTGGCGCCTACGCCTTGTCGGAGGCCGGGTCCGGAAGCGACGCGTTCGCCATGGCCGCCCGGGGCGTGGCCGACGGCGACGATTTCGTGATCGACGGCCGCAAGCTCTGGATCACCAACGGGAACGAAGCCGACATCTTCATCGTGTTCGCCAACGTCAATCCGGCCGCCGGCTATCGCGGCATCACGGCCTTCATCGTCGAGCGGGGCATGGCCGGCTTCTCGGTCGGCAAGAAGGAGGACAAGCTCGGCATCCGCGCCAGCAGCACCTGCGAACTGATCCTCGAAGGCTGCCGCGTGCCGAAGGCGAACATCCTCGGCGAGATCGGGAAAGGGTACAAGGTGGCGATCGAGACGCTGAACGAGGGGCGCATCGGCATCGGGGCGCAGATGATTGGCCTGGCCAGCGGTGCCCTCGGACACGCGATCCGCTACACGAAGGAACGGAAGCAGTTCGGCAAGGCGATCGCCGACTTCCAGCTGGTCCAGGCGCAGCTGGCGCGCGCCGCCACCGAGATCGAGGCGGCACGGCTGCTCGTCTACAACGCGGCGAGGCTGCGCGACGCCGGCAAGCCGTTCCTGACCGAAGCGGCCATGTGCAAGATCTTCTCGTCGGAGGTCGCCGAACGCGTCACCTCGCTGGCGATCAATCTTTATGGCGGGTACGGCTTCGTGAAGGACTACCCGGTGGAAAAACTCTGGCGCGACGCGAAGATCGGTCAGATCTACGAGGGCACGTCGAATCTGCAACTGGTGACGATCGCAAAGCAGATACTGGGGTAG